The following are from one region of the Mycolicibacterium diernhoferi genome:
- the eccB gene encoding type VII secretion protein EccB has protein sequence MTRLEASGYRFIRRRMEYALACRDTRMLDDPIRSQAIALTAGVVLAAIVLAACAVLALLRPHGSLGTAPVVMVRESGALYVRVGDTMHPAPNLASARLITGAPGLPRLVSAQMIAGAKQGPAMGIPGAPETIAPALEPDRATWTVCDEAAGRTVVLIGPPADLPVAEPVLVTAAQERAPGVYLLHAGRRAAVDLRDHAAVRALRLDGVVPRTVSAALLDVLPEAPPIGAPRIPGAGGPGPVALPDFRVGEVLRVPRAEGADHYVVLADGVQRVGRVAADLIRFAGTHADKSIPDVAASRLAPVPVLQTLAVTDLSETAPVGTTDGVLCARWHARTGTPAPDTTVLTSATLPAPRSFDLAQADGDGPRIDAVAVPAGRSAYVRAAGVAGDGVTTGPRYLVTGAGVAYGIGDDRDAVSLGLPPAPGVAPWPLLALLPRGPELSATRAAVVRDSLGVPS, from the coding sequence GTGACACGACTTGAGGCCAGCGGCTACCGCTTCATCCGGCGCAGAATGGAATACGCGCTGGCCTGCCGGGACACTCGCATGCTCGACGACCCGATCCGAAGTCAGGCCATCGCACTGACCGCGGGCGTGGTGCTGGCCGCGATCGTGCTGGCTGCCTGCGCCGTGCTGGCGTTGCTGCGGCCGCACGGAAGCCTGGGGACCGCCCCCGTCGTCATGGTCCGCGAGTCCGGGGCGCTGTACGTCCGGGTCGGCGACACCATGCACCCGGCGCCGAACCTGGCGTCCGCCCGGCTGATCACCGGGGCGCCGGGCCTGCCGCGTCTGGTGAGCGCCCAGATGATCGCCGGCGCCAAACAGGGTCCGGCGATGGGCATCCCGGGTGCACCGGAGACCATTGCGCCCGCGCTGGAGCCGGACCGGGCCACCTGGACGGTGTGCGACGAGGCCGCCGGCCGCACCGTCGTACTCATCGGTCCGCCCGCCGATCTGCCGGTCGCCGAACCCGTCCTGGTCACCGCGGCACAGGAGCGCGCCCCGGGTGTGTATCTGCTGCACGCCGGCAGACGCGCCGCGGTGGATCTACGCGACCACGCCGCGGTGCGCGCGTTACGCCTCGATGGTGTTGTCCCACGCACGGTTTCGGCGGCACTGCTCGATGTCCTTCCGGAGGCGCCGCCGATCGGGGCCCCACGGATTCCGGGCGCCGGCGGGCCGGGTCCCGTTGCGCTGCCCGACTTTCGGGTCGGCGAGGTCTTGCGGGTCCCGCGCGCGGAGGGCGCCGATCATTATGTAGTCCTGGCCGACGGCGTGCAGCGGGTGGGACGGGTCGCCGCCGACCTGATCCGGTTCGCCGGTACGCACGCCGACAAGTCGATCCCCGATGTGGCGGCGTCCCGGCTCGCGCCGGTGCCGGTGTTACAGACCTTGGCGGTGACCGATCTGAGCGAGACGGCTCCGGTGGGAACGACAGACGGGGTGCTGTGCGCACGCTGGCATGCACGCACAGGCACGCCGGCCCCCGACACCACCGTGCTGACCTCCGCCACGCTGCCGGCGCCGCGGTCGTTCGACCTGGCCCAGGCCGACGGCGACGGGCCGCGGATCGACGCTGTCGCCGTCCCGGCCGGGCGCAGCGCCTACGTCCGGGCTGCGGGAGTGGCCGGCGACGGTGTGACGACCGGGCCGCGGTATCTGGTGACCGGCGCCGGTGTGGCCTACGGCATCGGTGATGACCGCGACGCGGTGTCACTCGGACTGCCGCCCGCCCCGGGCGTCGCACCGTGGCCGCTGCTCGCGCTGCTACCGCGCGGCCCCGAACTCAGCGCCACCCGGGCCGCGGTCGTCCGGGACAGCCTCGGTGTGCCGTCGTGA
- a CDS encoding AAA family ATPase, with protein MTTSLYDFDGRVVNRKRELAELRAAVDAAGRDGACVLLSGVPGVGKSTLVQTFGREVADRNGVFGYGRCRDRAPAPYSALRDALGALVHTMDAAPAAERDRWRDGLHTGMATLPGVLVQLVPDLTTVLGPSPRVTELNAADSRRRLHRAVIRLLSETALFRPVVLAVDDLQWADRDTLLLLSELLTVSPRNVLVLGAHRAGEFDAQTAGFTSPNLQEMHLQPLSRPDIEELLATVSGHTVELADVATEFHHRTEGNPFQIRQLLYRAQQVGALAPVGPGRPPEWDLRALAALEVSASAAESMGRYLDQLDPAHRAVLRSLTCIGSEFDLDDAVTAANQPADVVAQALWAAQELRLLEALDRSGQRISNAISRQARYRFSHDRVAEAARHGLSDEDARRTHLRLGRRLVTLGEDRLFEAARHLGIGGRGLLEAGERARFVDVLRRAARQARAQASFPLALDYCRNALDLLGEQRWTTSFEQSRELHLDATEAALLVCDVPALHSLLDEGEEVLHDPADRARLAFLRIKGRIAQNRPQDALETGLQALEQLGEPLPRDPGKPRMVLAVANMKLTVRQWSNERLLELTYCEDRRVIEIQRILGELFHVCYSIQPNYAPILVRKQLDLTLAHGHTPASPIMLANYAIVLVFTGDRTGSQRFGEVALALAEREEFREAHPHTLFIYLHFIRHWKEPVRENLNRLHDAIGHALDQGDQEFAGYQAAALLSQSFWLGRPLTEIDALAQAVIPGIRSQPTPATLCQAVQQICLNLMGRSEDAYLLAGESGYDEREVVPAARLESDGVALSVAATMKLGLHFWSGDYAGALTVVDEAMEQIAGMDGNPVMQLIHMKCALSRIHAAPDERSTKRAVRTALALHRKWAADSPANYAAPYALIEGAWARARKEHRKAERFLEQAIELAETHQLPLIAASAYEEAAILYAETGRTRLHQHMLRAAYQGFLGIGMTVRTDRLAHAHPWLLSRDLVQDEGTGIDPVSAHQLVRTLSAARTPDGLGRLALGTVAAMTGASRIIALTGEADRLGVRAVHEHGVTAAVDGPWTPVSYDEEIISQVLATGAPVRVPGDPVQEIPSILAVPISLQQNVIGVIYAEQDDPEHTFTAGHEEAVSFVCAQCAAPLWNFQLEARLRAADEQRQSLLDMQSRFVPNELLRILELDDIRRVRSGRRVEREMTVLISDIRGYTTLLEDMDIAEANNLATGFFRAVELPIIACNGVIQDLRGDEILAVFESEPDNALRAGLGMLRSLQEHNRERQAHGSHEFRVGIGINTGVVGLGLVGGVNRMVLSVIGDAVNLAARIEGTTKRYDSAMLISDATYARLARPDLFHIRRMERVMVVNRRRPVTVYEVYDEDPAPLREAKRAAQPAFDEAFALFDTGDVEQARRAFERCRDLLPGDPVATLHLAHCEAAERGELPPGREVVLHQK; from the coding sequence ATGACGACCTCGCTATACGACTTCGACGGCCGGGTGGTCAACCGCAAGCGCGAACTCGCAGAGTTGCGAGCGGCCGTCGACGCGGCGGGCCGTGACGGGGCATGCGTCTTGCTCAGCGGCGTACCCGGCGTCGGGAAGTCGACTCTGGTCCAGACATTCGGCCGTGAAGTCGCCGACCGCAACGGCGTCTTCGGCTACGGACGGTGCCGAGACCGCGCGCCGGCACCCTACTCCGCGCTGCGGGACGCGCTCGGCGCGCTCGTGCACACCATGGACGCAGCCCCGGCGGCCGAGCGGGACCGGTGGCGCGACGGGCTGCACACCGGGATGGCGACGCTGCCCGGCGTGCTCGTGCAACTCGTGCCCGACCTGACGACCGTCCTCGGTCCGTCTCCGCGCGTCACCGAACTGAACGCCGCCGACTCCCGCCGCCGACTGCATCGCGCGGTGATCCGCCTGCTCTCCGAGACCGCGCTCTTCCGGCCGGTCGTGCTCGCCGTCGACGATCTGCAGTGGGCCGACCGCGACACCCTGTTACTGCTGTCGGAACTGCTGACGGTGTCCCCGCGCAACGTCCTGGTCCTCGGCGCCCACCGGGCCGGCGAATTCGACGCGCAGACAGCCGGTTTCACCTCCCCCAACCTGCAGGAGATGCATCTGCAGCCGCTCTCCCGCCCGGACATCGAGGAGCTCCTCGCCACGGTCAGCGGCCACACCGTCGAGTTGGCCGACGTGGCGACCGAGTTTCACCACCGGACCGAGGGCAACCCGTTTCAGATCCGTCAGCTGCTGTATCGGGCGCAGCAGGTGGGTGCGCTGGCACCGGTGGGGCCGGGCAGACCGCCCGAGTGGGATCTGCGCGCGCTCGCCGCGCTGGAGGTCAGCGCATCGGCCGCCGAGTCGATGGGCCGCTACCTCGACCAACTCGACCCTGCGCATCGAGCCGTCCTGCGGTCGTTGACCTGCATCGGCAGCGAGTTCGACCTCGACGACGCCGTCACCGCAGCAAACCAGCCCGCCGACGTGGTGGCGCAGGCACTGTGGGCGGCCCAGGAACTGCGCCTGCTGGAAGCGCTGGACCGCTCCGGTCAGCGGATCTCCAATGCCATCAGCCGTCAGGCGCGCTACCGGTTCAGCCACGACCGGGTGGCCGAAGCCGCGCGGCACGGCCTGTCCGACGAGGACGCGCGCCGCACCCATCTCCGCCTCGGCCGCCGCCTGGTGACCCTCGGCGAGGACCGGCTCTTCGAAGCCGCACGGCACCTCGGCATCGGCGGGCGCGGGCTCCTCGAGGCCGGAGAGCGTGCCCGGTTCGTCGACGTCCTACGCCGCGCGGCACGCCAGGCCCGGGCCCAGGCGTCCTTCCCGCTCGCCCTCGACTACTGCCGCAACGCGCTGGACCTCTTGGGCGAGCAGCGCTGGACGACGTCGTTCGAGCAGAGCCGGGAGCTGCACCTCGACGCGACCGAGGCAGCCCTGCTGGTCTGCGATGTGCCCGCCCTGCACAGCCTGCTCGACGAGGGTGAGGAAGTGTTGCACGACCCGGCCGATCGGGCCCGGTTGGCCTTCCTCCGGATCAAGGGCCGGATCGCGCAGAACCGACCCCAGGACGCCCTGGAGACCGGGCTGCAGGCGCTGGAGCAACTGGGCGAACCGCTCCCGCGCGACCCGGGCAAGCCGCGGATGGTGCTCGCGGTGGCGAACATGAAGCTCACCGTGCGGCAGTGGAGCAACGAGCGGCTCCTCGAGCTGACCTACTGCGAGGACCGCCGGGTCATCGAGATTCAGCGCATCCTGGGTGAGCTCTTTCACGTCTGCTACAGCATCCAGCCGAACTACGCCCCGATCCTGGTGCGCAAGCAGCTCGACCTCACCCTGGCCCACGGGCACACCCCGGCCTCGCCGATCATGCTGGCCAACTACGCGATCGTGCTGGTGTTCACCGGGGACCGCACCGGTAGTCAACGCTTCGGTGAAGTGGCCTTGGCGCTTGCCGAGCGCGAGGAGTTCCGCGAAGCACATCCGCACACGTTGTTCATCTACCTGCACTTCATCCGGCACTGGAAGGAGCCGGTCCGAGAGAACCTGAACCGGCTGCACGACGCGATCGGCCACGCCCTCGACCAGGGTGACCAGGAATTCGCCGGGTACCAGGCGGCGGCACTGCTGTCGCAGTCCTTCTGGTTGGGCCGACCGCTCACCGAGATCGACGCGCTCGCCCAGGCGGTGATCCCCGGTATCCGTTCCCAACCGACGCCGGCGACGCTGTGTCAGGCCGTCCAACAGATCTGCCTCAATCTGATGGGCCGCAGCGAGGACGCCTATCTGCTCGCCGGGGAAAGCGGCTACGACGAACGGGAGGTGGTACCCGCCGCCCGCCTGGAAAGCGACGGCGTGGCACTCAGCGTGGCGGCCACCATGAAACTCGGCCTGCACTTCTGGTCGGGTGACTATGCCGGGGCGCTCACCGTGGTCGATGAGGCCATGGAGCAGATCGCCGGTATGGACGGTAACCCGGTCATGCAGCTCATCCATATGAAGTGCGCGCTGAGCAGGATCCACGCCGCGCCCGATGAACGGTCCACCAAGCGAGCGGTCCGCACCGCCCTTGCCCTGCACCGCAAATGGGCAGCGGACTCACCGGCGAACTACGCTGCGCCGTACGCGTTGATCGAGGGAGCATGGGCGCGGGCACGCAAGGAGCACCGCAAGGCCGAACGCTTCCTCGAGCAGGCGATCGAACTGGCTGAGACGCACCAGCTTCCACTGATCGCCGCGAGCGCATACGAAGAGGCGGCCATCCTGTACGCCGAGACCGGCCGGACCAGACTGCACCAGCACATGCTCCGGGCCGCGTATCAGGGTTTCCTGGGCATCGGCATGACGGTCCGCACCGATCGACTCGCCCACGCCCATCCCTGGCTGCTCAGCCGGGATCTGGTGCAGGACGAAGGGACCGGCATCGACCCGGTCAGCGCGCACCAGCTGGTACGGACCCTGTCGGCGGCGCGGACCCCCGACGGCCTGGGCAGGCTGGCCCTGGGCACCGTCGCCGCCATGACCGGGGCGAGCCGGATCATCGCGCTCACCGGGGAGGCGGACCGGCTCGGCGTGCGCGCCGTGCACGAACACGGCGTCACCGCCGCGGTCGACGGACCGTGGACTCCGGTGTCCTACGACGAGGAGATCATCTCCCAGGTACTCGCCACCGGCGCTCCGGTCCGGGTCCCGGGCGATCCGGTTCAGGAGATTCCGTCGATCCTCGCGGTGCCGATTTCCTTACAGCAGAACGTGATCGGTGTGATCTATGCCGAGCAGGACGATCCGGAGCACACGTTCACCGCCGGGCACGAGGAGGCGGTGTCATTCGTGTGCGCCCAGTGCGCCGCCCCGCTGTGGAATTTCCAGCTGGAGGCGCGGCTGCGGGCCGCCGATGAGCAACGACAGTCGCTGCTCGACATGCAGTCCCGGTTCGTGCCCAACGAGTTGCTGCGCATCCTGGAGTTGGACGACATCCGCCGGGTCCGAAGCGGCCGTCGGGTGGAACGCGAGATGACGGTCCTCATCTCCGATATCCGCGGGTACACCACGCTGCTCGAGGACATGGACATCGCGGAGGCGAACAATCTCGCCACCGGCTTCTTCCGGGCCGTGGAGCTGCCGATCATTGCCTGCAACGGGGTGATCCAGGATCTGCGCGGGGACGAGATCCTGGCCGTGTTCGAATCGGAGCCCGACAACGCCCTGCGGGCCGGACTCGGCATGCTGCGCTCGCTGCAGGAGCACAACCGGGAACGGCAGGCGCACGGGTCCCACGAGTTCCGGGTGGGCATCGGTATCAATACCGGTGTTGTCGGTCTGGGGCTCGTCGGCGGGGTGAACCGCATGGTGCTCAGCGTCATCGGTGACGCGGTGAACCTGGCCGCACGTATCGAGGGCACCACCAAGCGTTACGACTCGGCGATGCTCATCTCCGATGCGACCTACGCGCGACTGGCCCGGCCGGACCTGTTCCACATCCGCCGGATGGAACGGGTGATGGTGGTCAACAGGCGCCGGCCGGTGACCGTCTACGAGGTGTACGACGAAGACCCGGCCCCGCTGCGCGAAGCCAAGCGCGCCGCACAGCCGGCCTTCGATGAAGCCTTCGCGCTGTTCGACACCGGCGATGTGGAGCAGGCACGGCGGGCCTTCGAGCGCTGCCGGGACCTGCTGCCCGGCGATCCGGTCGCCACGCTGCACCTGGCGCATTGCGAGGCGGCCGAACGGGGTGAGCTGCCCCCGGGCAGAGAGGTGGTGCTGCACCAGAAATAG